ggaactttctctccccagtgtgggtgaggatgtgtctgttaaGATCACTtttctgggtaaatcttttcccacactccaggcactgaaactttctctccccagtgtgggtgaggatgtgtatGTTAAGGGAACCCTTCCAGGTAAATCTTTtaccacactccaggcactggaactttctctccccagtgtgggtgaggatgtgtctgttaaGATGATTTTTGtggataaatcttttcccacactccaggcactggaactttctctccccagtgtgggtgaggatgtgtgtgttaagggaacccttccgggtaaatcttttcccacactccaggcactggaactttctctccccagtgtgggtgaggatgtgtgtgttaagatgactctcctgggtaaatcttttcccacactccaggcactggaactttctctccccagtgtggatgaggatgtgtctgttaaGATGACTCtcctgggtaaatcttttcccacactccaggcactggaactttctctccccagtgtgggtgaggatgtgtgaggcAAGATGACTCTTCCAGACAAATGTCTTCCCGCAGAGGTCACACTTGTGGTTCCTGCCACCAGTGTGGGTGGCAGTGTGTTCAGCGGggccactcctgcctctcagCCTTGTCTTGCTGGCATGGGAGAGGACGTGTCTGGCAATGGCAGCCTTGGTGGAGCACACTTTGCCGCAGTGGTCACAAGTGTAGGTCCTCCTGCCTGGGCTTGCCTGCTGCTCCaggctgttactactgctgctgctgctgctgctgcctggcctCGCACCCTCCATTGCTACGCTGCTCCTGGCCGTGGCTGGTCCTGCAGGAACCCTGGGGCTGCACCAAGGATGCACACCGACCTTGCACCtgtaacagaggaggccgtcactacacaggcagcgaggggcttcctgcctcagcctcagcctaacacacagcctccacagacaagatacacctggcacctgtaacagaggaggccatcaccacacaggcagcgaggggcttcctgcctgtctgtgtacgagagagagagagagagagagagagagagagagagagagagagagagagagagagagagagagagagagagagagagagagagagagagagagagagagagagagagagagagagagagagagataaggataagtgtgttgaagcctccctcttgaaggaattcaagtcatacgaaggtggaaatacagaagcaggcagggagctccagtattaccagagaaaagggatgaatgattgagaatactggttaactcttgcattagagaggtgcacagaatagtggtgagagaaagaagaaagtgttgagcagcaaggctgtgggaggaggggaagcatgcagttagcaagatcagaagagcagttagcatgaaaatagctgtaaaaGACAGCacgagatgcaacactgcggcgatgagagaaaggctgaagacagtcaattagaggagaggagttgatgagacaaaaagcttttgattccaacctgtctagaagaatggtatgagtggaacccccccagacatgtgaagcatactccacacatagacggataaggcccctgtaaaaagttagcagctgggggtggtgagaaaaactggcggagacatctcagaacacctgacttcctAAAAGCTGTttttgctagagatgagatgtgaagtttccagttcagattataagtaaagtacagaccgaggatgttcagtgtagaagagggggacagttgagtgtcattgaagaagaggggatagttgtctggaaggttgtgtcgagttgatagatggaggaattgagtttttgtggcattgaacaataccaagtttgctctgccctaatctggaattttggagagatcagtagtctgtgacttccctgcatgaactgtttacttcctgaatggttggaAGTCtagaaaaagacgtggaaaagtgcagggtggtatcatcagcattggagtggataggacaagaagtttggtttaaaagatcattgatgaataataggaagagagtgggtgaaaggacagaaccctgaggaacaccactgttaatagatctaggagaagaacagtgaccgtctaccacagcaacaatagaacggccagaaaggaCAGGGCTGGTGGATCTTCAGGTGGTAAGACTGGGCTGGTGGATCTTCAGGTtatccaaataaataaataaataaataaataaataaataaataaataaataaataaataaataaaaaactgactTCTTGCAAAGAGTAAGATAATAACTTGTGACAATGACACAAGTGTTGCCAACAGTGGTGCAGTGTTCTGAGTCCCCAGCCACTGACCTGAGGGGCTCTGgggcagagaggatgggaggacttgCCAGCCACTGATCTGAGAGGCTCTGGGGCACAATGGACAGGAGGACTTGCCAGTCTGGCCTTGCTCTTTCACCGCGTCTGTTCTCCtgcaagacaaacaaataaaacaataataaacaaattaacaaaataacaaaaataaaacaagaaagcagaaaacaCTAACTGACGGTGTGTGTCTTGTCCTGCGTGGCTGCCACCACTGTGACGGGAAAATCTTGACcagaaaacctaacctaacctaacctcactcagTATGGGCCGGGAaatccccagaaaggacaacGCCCAAACACTCGCgacaaaatggtcagaccacaGGCAGGCAGCACCAGCAGACAGCCAGGCGGCGCCGCCACGTcttgggaataaaagaaatcaacaaacaaacaaacaaacaaacaaaccacaacaacagTGACGGTGACCACCACCTTAGTCACTCACCTCCCGACATTTACTTGTTCCCCGCCCACCATTACCTGCACGCCCTCAGGTGAGCCCAGGGAGGCGCCGCCACGTGACCACAGGTGACCCAGGCCAGCTCAGACACAGGCGCAAGCTGCCGCACACTCAGCGTGACCTGACCACTGACCACCACGCTGACGTCTTGTCTGTTCCCTCCACCAGACACAGAGTGGACAGGTGACCACAGGTGACCCAGGCCAGCTCAGACACAGGCACAAGCTGCCGCACACTCAgtgttactgtgtgtaaagcgtatgtacctcatgtgattattcctcggcatatataagtgaaatgttcaatagttttctatttgcatgaaaacgtgtaatatgtgtgagtatcagtatttaatgctatattaagcaccgaagccgatgctcacttgttggtagtgtggggttaacctgttAGTCGCcttcgggcatcactcacggccaagtcgcgctcagacaaagacgggcaggatggtgaccgaggtaaatactttaattttgtagtaaaaactgattgtcatagtgctaagtcaattgcatgtattgttaatgaatattgtaatatgttgaaagtgtttaatatcagtgtataatgttattttgtaagaaattgagaccgagaacttgttcgcagttcttacggtcatgcctacctcatcaataaacgtcagagagagaactgcctttcctcgaccctacgatgatgggtgtgatcagtaaaacagatcacctgagagccaattgatgcccagccggtgcggctacagtaagaactcggcctacaagcaagaaattggctccatgtgaaaccgtagcaagagtgagtcacaggacgaggggacgctgacgtaagcctataggttgacctctgaggccccggggtcagctctacccttgacaaccactcccttctacccactgtgcctcgccaccattttgtagaacccatggtcacaggcaagaaaatataatagtatgtatgtgcactgaattgagtagcctaagtgaaaattacccacaattagctagtattaagagtggtaattttaaattgctctttcagtgtctcagtattgatacaattaagttgttagatatgtctgatactgaggaaattaatgccgtagatggccttagggaaggtgagggtgagcaagtggacagggatcaaacttgtattgaagaagttagtgtcagggagcgagtgccaaccgataaaggaagagaatatcaagtcagtgtaaccaaaggaagagcagagtcctgtaagcgtaaatggagcagtgttaccagcaaaattaagaaaggattaaaaattgtaattagcccctttgaattagagcccatgtcaagtgaagtaatagaggcatttcagcagtattatgtggaatacacaaagctggtggaactagagccagaaaggtcagaggagctaaatgaagagctggaacacaatcaacaagttcaccatgaaatattagaaagtatagaatgtaaaagaaaggagttaaagaatgacagaggatcaatttgttctagcaaacggtctagacattctagagtctcatctacttcatcacgttcatcagcagcacaaagaaagcaagaagcagcagcaaaggtagccagacttagaaaggaaatggaatatcatgatagtttagcagaggcagaagttatgttagctaagacTAAAGCAGatgcagaagttatgttagcaagAGACgaagcaatgttctcaaagaaaaagaaagagagagatttagcagttgctagtgcagaacttaatgctcttagcttagttgaagaagaagtaaaaatgcttccaggtaatgatgaaagtgtagagaagcaaagttatcttcaacaatacatagagtcacaaaatgaaatgaaagcacaagcaattgcaaatcaacaaagtgacaatgccatgcctcaaatatgttacattccatgatcCACAGGAACCtccttcttgcaatagagataatgaattgatgacaaatgaagtagatggacaaatacttagtgaacctcaggtagaatctcaccccattcaagtccattggaggatacagtggtagtctacagaacagtgacacaagaagtagaaatcaatgaagaaaagagggttaatttcttagtggttcctactaaaaccaaagagatgattaatccttctcaagtgagagatatgtttgaacttgacttcagtgatagaaagtcagctgacactccattatcatatgaagataaaaggtttatgagtaagatgaaagaaggagtacatcagctgaaggatggccattatgagttgccccttcctcttaaagatgataaggtcaagcttccaaacaacaaactattagcagagcagagactcaagaagttaagagctaaacttgagaaggataatcaacacaaaggtgattacaaagtgttcatggatgatatgattacaaagggttatgcagaggttgtaccgacaaaggatttagttaggaatgatggtaaggtctggtacattccacatcatggagtctatcatccaagaaagccaaagaagttgagagttgtatttgactgtagtgcaaactacaggaaccagtcattaaacagtcacctgttacaaggcccagaccttaccaacaaacttattggagtattgtgtaggtttaggcaagaaagcattgcacttgtatgtgatatagaggcaatgtaccatcaagtgaaggtcaacccagaacacagagacatgttaagattcctttggtgggaaaatggtgaccttaataataagatagctgaatacaggatgacagctcacctgtttggagctacttcatctccaagtgtagcgaactttgctcttaagaaagctgcagatgactacgggtgtggatctgatgcagccaagtttgtaagaaacaacttttatgttgatgatggtttgaagtcagtagctacaatggatgaagctgtcactcttattcagcagagcaaagaattatgttacaagggaggttttaaccttcataagttcttgtcaaacaacaaagatgtattagctgcaatttctcctcatgagagagcagatggaattaaaagtttggattttagtaagaatgaagacacactgcctatagaaagaactttgggagttgagtggtgcatagaatctgacacatttcaatttagaataaagctgaaagacaagccactcaccaggagaggcattctgtcaacagtgagctctatatatgatccattaggtctagtgtcacctctcatactgactggaaagcaaattttacaagaattatgtaagaatgcagttgattgggatgatgaggtgccagattatgtcaaacctaaatggataaaatggaaggatgagctgcacaaactagatcagttaaaggtacctagatgctacaaacctgatgactttggggaagtagaaaagattgaactccatcacttttcagatgcctgtcaagagggatatggccagtgctcatatattagattaattagcaagactggccaaattcattgtgcattagtaatggcaaagtcacgtgtcacacctctaaaaaccataacaattcccagactagaactagcagcagcagtggtgtcagttagaatccataaactcttgaagggagaacttgagtataataatgtggaagaagtattttggacagacagcaaagtagtccttggttacattgcaaatgaagcaaagagattccatatatatgttgcaaatagagtagaaacaataagagatcacacttcaccagatcagtggaaatttgtagagacacagtataacccagcagatcatgcatctagaggcatgacagcagatgaattgtgtattagcaagatctggtggaatggcccagaattcctttggcaacatagcaaaatggatagccattcccagtacaaggtcataaatgagaatgatccagaagtgaagaaagttgtatgccatgctgtaggtacacaacagcccacagatatactagaaagacttgagtatttttcagattggtttaaagcaaagagggcagttgctgtatgcctcaagcttctgaacagcttcagaggaaaaggtgatggcactactaaagtaaagggaaacacatataagccagtaaatgtagcagaagtgtcagaagctgaaaatgtaattataaaacaactgcaatcaaaggcattccaaaaggaaataaatgtactgaaatcatctgctaaccataattctttaattaaaggagacaatggcaagggaacaaaagtgataggcaagaccagttccctctataagttagatcccttcattgacaaaaatggtatcatgagagtaggaggaagattgaggctttctaatttgacagatgaatccaaacatccagtcatcctccccaaaacatctcacataacccagctgataatatgccaccatcacaaaaggacaaatcatcaaggcaggggcataactttaaatgaaatcaggtcatgtggatactggatagtaggaggatcatccctagtatcaaggcacatttcaaagtgcattatctgtcgtaaagttagaagtacaacacagggacagaagatggcagacctgcctattgacagattagaaccatcacctccttttacatactcagcagtagatttctttggccctttctatgtcaaagaggggcgtaaagagcttaaaagatatggagtgctctttacttgcatggcatgtagagctgtgcacatagagacagccaacagcatggatacaagttccttcctaagtgcataccgtcgctttgtaggacgaagagggcccgtaagacagttgagatgtgaccaaggaactaactttgtaggagccaaatcagagtatgagaaatgcttaaaagaattaaataacaataaagtcagacaagaactcgtgaaagatcagtgtgactggattgtttttaacatgaatgtacccaattccagtcacatgggaggtgtttgggagaggcagatacgcacagtgagaaatgtactctctgtgttgcttgatcagcatggtacccagttagatgaccaagatctgagaaccttcctagttgaagcagaaaatatagttaatggtcgtcccctaactgtggaccatcttaactccccagaaagtcttacaccgttgacacccagtaatttgttaactatgaaaacaaaggtagtactgcctcctccaagcattttcattaagaaggacctgtactgcataaagagatggcgcagagcacaatacctggccaaccagttctggtccaggtggaaaaaggagtatgtgcaattcctacagcttagaaataagtggacaacatcaaagaggaatctcagtgtaaatgacatagttatcatcaaagatcagaatttagcaaggaaccagtggaaactgggaagagtaacagaagtatctcctgatcatgatggcctagtaagaaaggttaaggtcctggtttcagactgtaatctcgacaaccagggaagacacataaaggcaaacaggacgatcatagagaggccaatacatagtctagtattgctgttagaaggtaatgcataataatagaccggagcatccccgccaaggagccaatgtaacaaaacatattatgtgctaatcctagttttaaggtacatactaatcttaatttaaggtaaattgttacacaatttaggggagccatgttactgtgtgtaaagcgtatgtacctcatgtgattattcctcggcatatataagtgaaatgttcaatagttttctatttgcatgaaaacgtgtaatatgtgtgagtatcagtatttaatgttattttgtaagaaattgagaccgagaacttgttcgcagttcttacggtcatgcctacctcatcaataaacgtcagagagagaactgcctttcctcgaccctacgatgatgggtgtgatcagtaaaacagatcacctgagagccaattgatgcccagccggtgcggctacactCAGCGTGACCTGACCACTGACCACCACGCAGCACGCGGACGTTccaacagacacagacaacaaaacacacaatcttgatcttgatcttgatggtacaggtggcacaggatcactcctgagccaggcctttggatcggcaactcctgtagaaaggggaaaaaaaaaaaaagagaaacgaacagcatcctctatcctaattgttcatacacctggcacgccacattctctccagaaactctttcaccgcctcaatcatcctttcattggcctctctacccagtcccagcaacaacaccatccattcctttcctgtcttctccactctttcattcctatcatgccctaactcagtcagtatcacttgcatcatctcattcctgtctctggcatactgcacacactccagcaccacatgttccaccgtctcatcctctcccatgtcacacatctggcacactttgctgcgggacacagaccacctgtaactccttgcattcacatccatacactgtgccctcgctcggaagagaagatcaccgcccaagcttccatcataccacctttcatacctcggggcctctttctccttgtaccattccagggtcttctttctttccatctcattcttccattcattcagtcccacacatttcacttctttgtctatctcattcttccattttctcacatcccattcggctcccactcttcctcctcttgttaccacccattcacgctcattttgattcctcccagccattcttatcgcccacacaacttgcaatccattcctgtctgtcattctcatgcatctcttcctccatttgcttccactttcattccacaggtacaccttccttgctattcttgcatcatccattctctcaagcctaatcttgtacctaagtgtggcttttgtcagtctttctctgaaggtgctccatcccatgtcacctctcaaggcttcaactgctgtgcacctcggtgcactcagtgccatccttgctactctattctggcccacttctaacttatcaatttcactttcattgcatggaatcacatccataccatacattatacatggcacagccacactcttccacacttctctcaacacatcatacttacttgctctcatccttgccgcgcttcccaatcgacctacccactggtttaccatacttatcttttcattttttgcctttgcacacccactaggactcatccacatccccaagtacttgtattcttgcacctgtctcaactcattctctccaagtctccataccacattactttcatcctctgacctattcacaatcattactttgcttttctcactgctaaaccttactccaaagtctttaccatagccatccactacatccaacaaactttgaagctcatctgccgattcactcataacaactacgtcatctgcataaaggagcacacatactttatcattccccacacttacccctacattcattcttctcatcctggctgctagctcctctgtatacaggctaaaaagggttggtgacaatatacagccctgcctaactcctctctcactcatcacccagtctgtttctatgtctcctagcctgtatctagctcttgtgtccacatacatactttgcactatgttaactatctttgcactcaatccaatcttttctaagactctacctagcatttctctgttcactctatcataagctttctctatatccaaattacccccatccttctttttcttctcaatcatttcattcaccacaaacatacgagtattgtcctcagctctcctgtccctacgaaaaccattctgttcttcacccagcactccagctctctcaatccatttacacagtctctcattcaacactgcactgaaaactttacttATTGTactcactaatgcaattggcctgtagttcttcagctcattcttactcttaaatccccccttatgcaacagacacactctgctctcattccactttcttggcactctctcttcatcacacactcggttgaataactcagtcattctgtctatcactacctccccaccattcttgtagaactcatagggtatatcatctggacctgctgccttgccattcttctgccttctcacacacctcgcCACTttatccctactgattctttcatccagttcatctgcattcttcctttccagtgttacacattcttctctcacactaaacatctcacctaccccacctacttcttcccagaaccctttgattgcttCCCTGATTccgtccttctctgttataactacaccctccacttttagactctccacgcCAACACTGCCtcacatattctcacctctcatgaacttgtaccattcacggccaccttccatacctttctcccttaaagattgaatcatactcctttcactcttcactttagcattcattatcattcgtcttgtgaaccgctgctgcttcacatacgcggCCCATGCATTCTCATACTCATTCtttgcctcatcgctttcatgcctctttttcctcagccatctacactgtctactcatttcctcatttccatttctactcgtttcctgtgccttacgcTCCTTTCCAGtcataacatactcgcatccctccattcgtacatcatctctcaggtgagtctcagtgagcccgactaagtcgaacctccactccctgagctccttgcatacatcctcaaacttgcccacaccccatcctctcacattcatacagccaatcttcacacatttacttgcctggctagtctcttttcttccatgttcgctgacatcagtgggtcctcctcgtcatgcctcgtccacacaacacacctgcctcgccctcatccactcggccagtcgacgtcctagcctctcattcccgttgtggttgaggtggaccccgtctctcccgaagaatttgtcctggtcaaggatcccatccatgtccaggaagctcacgttgcccttcttatctgccatccattccatcttgaccttcatgagttccatgcatatcttgcggttcgtttctcttctgaccttctcctactgcactccttcccgtgggcgccgcaggacccccaccacagccacacacatcttcttttcttctgctgccctcactgcttctatcacttcctttactgtgtcttcagcacctgcctctactaagttgttgcctcctccttggacaactagcaggcttctctcttccatttcttgcacttcttccttgactttcctcttgacgtcttggatcttagcacctcccatgctggtgcactcaatttcccttctcacaaagtcgggagtcttccttaccatgctgtctccaatgacacgtactggggctttcttgattaccattctcttcttccttgggcgtctgtctgttctggccacttccaccacttcttgctggtcttttctctcttcagtcttcgtcgtctgtgcttctgcctctttcatcaggttttctgtctgggtgctctgctccactctctcttctttttcctcatcctggttcctccactcattgaggctcttgctcaggcattccctgcagaggaacaccagaagctcgaaccccagcgccttcatgttggcctccctcatgcccacacaggctacatggaaccaggccatgcatctctcgcatgccacagccctttgcctgttcgccacactctcctcgcatgaaccacacgcgctcatcaccattttcagggtatttcagcacacaggcaagagaacataaaccacaaaactcagagaaaactCAGAGAGCAAGGCAAAGCCACTTGTACACACCGCCACAGCTCACCAAAAAGTTCTTTCTTCAGGGTGGCTCGAACTTAATCTTGATTTTGACGCCTAGggaggcttgggattactcctgaatCAAGCCTTCATAACGGCAAATCCTGtacgaaaaacaggaaaaaaacaaaaatattaaacagaAAAACATGCATCATCTTTCATACCTGGGGATTGctcatgtcagtttttttttattgataactcccgttaggaaaaaaaaaaaaaaaaaaaaaaaaaaaaaaaaaaaaaaggcaaacgtAAAACAGACGCCATATTTCACACCACTAACTCCTACATCTAGCGGTCCACATTTTCTGCAGAAACACTTTgacagcctcaatcatccttccATTCGTCTCcccacacagtcccagcagcaacaccatccactcccttcctgt
The window above is part of the Scylla paramamosain isolate STU-SP2022 unplaced genomic scaffold, ASM3559412v1 Contig4, whole genome shotgun sequence genome. Proteins encoded here:
- the LOC135096420 gene encoding gastrula zinc finger protein XlCGF57.1-like, which gives rise to MEGARPGSSSSSSSSNSLEQQASPGRRTYTCDHCGKVCSTKAAIARHVLSHASKTRLRGRSGPAEHTATHTGGRNHKCDLCGKTFVWKSHLASHILTHTGERKFQCLECGKRFTQESHLNRHILIHTGERKFQCLECGKRFTQESHLNTHILTHTGERKFQCLECGKRFTRKGSLNTHILTHTGERKFQCLECGKRFIHKNHLNRHILTHTGERKFQCLECGKRFTWKGSLNIHILTHTGERKFQCLECGKRFTQKSDLNRHILTHTGERKFQCLECGKRFTRKGSLNTHILTHTGERKFQCLECMKRFTQKSDLNTHILTHTGERKFQCLECGKRFTRKGSLNTHILTHTGERKFQCLECGKRFTRKGSLNTHILTHTGERKFQCLECGKRFTRKGSLNTHILTHTGERKFQCLECGKRFTRKGTLDRHILTHTGKKKRKQPKS